In Blastocatellia bacterium, the genomic stretch AGGTCTTCGGGCTGCCGCGCAAAAGGCCCAGCATCAGGCTGCGGTCGGCGTCAGACATCTGTGCGAACGGGCCGCCAGGGCTTTTGTAGTAGCTGAGCGGCCCCTGGAATTCGCTCACCGAAGTGATGACATATTTCGAGAGCGATTCGCGATCAATCGGGGTGCAGGCCGGCGAATAGACTTCATTCCTGACCCAGCCGGCGAATAATCGGAACAGGTCAACGAGGCTCTTCGGCGCGCCGCCCAGCAGGAAGATGGCTTTGGCCGTTTGCAGCCCGCCAACCAGGTCCGTCAGTTGTGCCAGGCTAATGTCTCCTGAAAGGTGCACGTGGATGTTCGAAGACCAGCCCAGGGCGGAAAGGTAGATGACCGGGCGCACACTGGCGCGGAACCCTGGGCCAGTCGCCGCCAGCTTCACGCGGGCGTGCAGCGGCCTGCCGACGAAAGGCAGTTGCAGGTTCCAGTAGTCGAGCTTGCCGTTGACGAACCAGAGGTCTTTGTAGCGCATCCAGAATCGGTTGTGAGTCAGCGTGCGCCCGGTCAAGGGCCGGACGGTTAAGTTGGCCGTCTGTACCGCCGCGCCGGCGTCGTACTGGGCACGGTACTGGGCGTCATTCACCAGGAAGCCGAAAGCCGGCTGAACGCAGCCGGGGTTGGCGAGCGCTTTGGGCACGCTGTGCACGTCAAAGGCGAAGAGGTTCACGTCGTGAAAGGTATACGCCATAATCGATTCACCTCGCTCGATGCGCCGCGGGGCGGTTGACGGATCAATGAACCGTCAGGTAGATTGTTGCCGTTCGAGTGGAGACACTCGGGCTGGTGAACGACCGAATCAGGGTTGGCTACAACCCGGGGTTCGTGAAACGCCGAAATTGTTGATAGCAACCGGCTCACCGAATCACACGCAGCGGCGTGACTGGTGTGGCATTAATGAGCCGGTTGAATCAATTACATTGCGGTGCCGGTCCACAAGACCGCCACCGCTCAATTTTTTAGCTCGACCAGCTTGCCCGTGCCTTTGTCCTCGCCGCCGATTGCACTTGTCACTTCGTCGTTTTGGATCGGCAGCGTCGCCCCGCCCGTGGGCATTGAGTTCCCACCGATTACCTGCTGGATCATATTGCGCCCATCCAGGAGAAGCCCTTCCTTGCGGGCGTAGCGGATCATCGGCAGCAACTCGCCGCCGGTCTCGTACTTCTTCAACTTTTGTGTGACACCCGGCCTGGCCGGGTCAAGGGTGATCGCAAACCAGCCGAACAGCCAGGTCGTGTCGCCGGTCTTGACATAAAGCGAGCACTGGTACTCGTCGCCGCTTTTGAACTGTACGGTGGTCAGCGGGCTGTAGCCGGGCTGCCGCTCAACGAGCGCGGCGTAATCTGGCCTGAGCCGCAATAATTTCTCGATCTTGTCATAAGCGGTGTCGCCGACTTTGATCGTCACCGAGGCAATCTGGCGCTGCCGCCACCACGCGTCAAACGCGCCGACGCCGACGCCGAGGAGAAGACCGACCCCCGAAAGCACCAGCAGTTTGACGACGCTGATGCCCGCGCTCACGTCGAAGTAGTCGTTCCAGTGTCGGGCGCGCACGACGCCGAGCGAGGCGACGGCGTAGCTCACCAGCCAGGCGAGCACGATGACCCCGACCGACACCAGGATGCTGTAGATCATCTTATCGCCAAGCGCAAGATCAACGCTCCAGGGCGGCTTCCAGTAAACGCTCAGCACGAGCCAGAAGAAGAGGCCGGGGACGACGTACCCGGCCAGCGTCAGCGGCACTCCGGCCACCGTGTCACTGCCCAGTAGCGTCGCCTTGAGGGGTTTCTCAGCCGTCACGAAGGTGTGCCCGCCTTTGCCGCTCTTTTGCCAGGTGTACTCAAAGGTGAAAAGGATGTTGAAGTCGCCGACCACGACGGTCGAATCGGACCTGACGCACAGGTCGAAGCGCCTGGCTTCGTTGGCGGGCAAGGCACCTAAATCGCGCGGACTCGAAAACGGCGCGCCGGCACAATCGTCGGCATACCATCTCAAGAAGCCGGGGCCGGCGACGTGCAAGCTCAGGGAGGCCAACTGCTGGTCGCCTTCGTTCGCCACCCAGACGTGAATCTCGACCTGGTCATTTTCGCGGATGCTCTGTTTGCTGAAAGATATCTGCACGGACGGCTTCGGCGCAGCCGCCTCCGGCTCCGCGGCCCTGCCGGCGCGCGCGCCGAAGAGCAGCAAGCCGAGTAATGCCATCAGGACCGGAGACGGATGATTGCGGCCTCTCATTGTCTTAAACCCAGGGCTACAGATCTTTGTTAGGGCAATTACTCTATAAGAAATGCAAGAAATGTCAAGGTGCTGATCGGTCGCGCCCGTCCGCTCTAGCCAAGTTGCTCGATGATGCGCTGGCCCATGTCGGTTGTGCTGATGGCCGACTCGCCTGCCGCAGCGAGGTCGCGCGTGCGGTGGCCGGCGGCGAGCGTTCGTTCGACAGCGGCTTCGATTGCGGCGGCCTCCGCGTCGAGGTCGAACGAATAGCGCAGCATCATCGCGGCGGACAGAATCGCGCCCAGCGGGTTAGCGATCCCCTGCCCCGCGATGTCGGGCGCAGACCCATGCACCGGCTCATAAAGTCCGACCGGCCCGCCCGTGCTCGCAGACGCCAGCAGCCCTAATGATCCGACGACCGCGCCCGCTTCGTCCGAGAGAATATCGCCGAACATGTTCTCTGTGAGGATCACGTCGAAGCTCGCCGGCCGGCTGACCAGCGCCATCGCGCACGAGTCCACCAGTTGATGCTCAAGCGTCACGTCCGGGTAATCCTGAGCGACGCGAATCACCGTCTGTCGCCAGAGGCGCGAGACTTCCAGCACGTTCGACTTGTCTACGGAGGTCACCTTGCGCCGCCGCTTGCGCGCCAGGTCGAAGGCGACGCGACTGATGCGCTCGACCTCCGTGGCGCTGTAACGCATGGTGTTGATGACGCTGTCGCCATCATCGCCGCGCGGCTGGCCGAAATAGAGCCCGCCGAGCAGCTCGCGGACGATCAGCATGTCTGTGGCTTCGATCACAACGGCCTTGAGCGGCGAGGCGTCTGCCAGCGCCGCGAACAGTCGCGCCGGGCGCAGGTTGGCATACGCGCCGAGCGCGTTGCGAATCCTCAGCAAGCCGGCTTCGGGCCGCAGGTGCGGCGGGTGATTGTCGAAGTCAGGGTGGCCGACTGCGCCGAGCAACACCGCTTGCGATTGCAAACAGGCCGCGAGCGTCTCGGCGGGCAGCGGGTCATTGAATTCGTTGATGGCGACGCCGCCGATCTTTTCGCTGGTGTAGACGAGCCGGTGGTCGAATTTCCGAGCGACGGCTTCGAGCACGCGCACGGCTTCCGAAGTGACTTCGGGGCCGATGCCGTCGCCGGGAAGAACGGTGATCTTGATCTGCATAGCGTTTGTTTTATCCGTGATGATTGCGCTTCGTCAATCGAAAGCGTGCGCCGAAAATAAAGCGGCCCACATCAGGTGATGTGGGCCTGGCTTTGGATGCGTTAGGGCCGGCAACAGGCAAATTATGCCGCGCTGGCTTCGGCCATCTGCTCGCTGATGATGGCAAGGATGTGATGATCTTCGACCGCCTTGATCTGATCGGCGAGCGCCGTGAAGCGGCGATAGATGCGGTCAAGCTCCTGGCGCGAGAACTGATAACCCAGAGCTTCGCACTTGCGACCGAGCGCGTGCCGGCCCGAATGCTTGCCGAGGACGAGCGTGGTCTCGGGCACGCCGACCGATTTTGGCGTGATGATCTCGTAGGTCAGGCGGTTCTTGATGATGCCATCCTGATGGATGCCGGCTTCGTGCGCGAAGGCGTTGCGCCCGACGATGGCTTTATTCGGCTGAACGGCCACGCCCGTCAGCTCCGTGAGCAACTGGCTGGACGGATAAAGCTCCTCGGTGTGAATCTCTGTGCGGTAAGGCATCACATCGGCGCGCACGCTCAAGGCCATGACGATCTCTTCGAGCGACGCGTTGCCGGCGCGCTCGCCGATGCCATTGATCGTGCATTCGATCTGCCGCACGCCGGCTTCAATGGCGGCGAGCGAGTTGGCGACCGCCAGCCCGAGATCGTTGTGGCAGTGAACCGAAAGCATCGCCCGCTCGATGTTGGGCACGCGGCGGCGAACGGTGGTGATGAAGTTGGCGTACTCACCCGGCGTGATGTAGCCGACCGTGTCCGGCAGGTTGACCGTGACCGCACCGGCTTCGATGACCGCTTCGATGACGGCGCAGAGATAATCCATGTCCGTGCGCGTCGCGTCTTCAGCCGAAAACTCGACATCGTCGCAGTACGAGCGCGCCAGCGCCACCGATTCGCGCGCCTGCCGCAAGGCTTCCTCGCGGCTGATCTTTAGCTTGTACTCCAGGTGAATGTCCGAAGTCGCCAGAAACGTGTGAATGCGCGGGCGGGCGGCTTCGCGCAGCGCTTCCCAGGCGCGCTCGATGTCGGCGCGGGTGGCGCGCGCCAGGCCGGCGATGACCGGGCGGCGAATCTGCCGGGCGATGGCCTTCACCGCTTCGAAGTCGCCATCGGAAGCGATGGGGAAGCCCGCTTCGATGATATCAACGCCGAGGCGGTCGAGCTGCCGTGCCATGCGAATCTTCTCGGGCAGGTTCATGCTGCAACCGGGCGATTGCTCGCCATCTCTCAAAGTCGTGTCAAAGATTTTCACCTGGGGTCGTGTCATTCAGCCTTCTCCTTGATCGTTTGAATGGTGGCCTATCGCGGATATGTTAGGGCCGTGACGGCTCAAAGTCAAAGTTATAATATTTAGAGTTGTGCCCGTTTTCGCTTATGATATAATCAGTGGCCGCTGGCCGGCAAAGTTTCTCTAATAGGCGCAAAATGGACTTATTTCAGCTAGAAATCTTCTTGACCGTGGCGCGCGAAGGCAGCTTCTCGCGCGCCGCCGAAAAACTCTACCGCACGCAGCCGGCCATCAGTCAGGCGATTCGCAAGCTGGAGCGCGAAGTCGGCGAGGCGCTCTTCGACCGCTCGTCGCGCGACGGCACGCTGACGGACGCCGGCCAGTTGTTGCAGGAGTACGCGCAGAAGCTCTTGAACCTGCGCGGCGAGGCGCGCACGGCGCTCAAAGAGTTGCGCGAGATGCACAAGGGCAAGCTGGCGATTGCCGCCAACGAGTTCACCTGTCTCTACCTGCTGCCGGCGCTCGCAGAGTTCCGCCGCCTCTATCCGGCGATCAAGGTCACCGTGCACCGGGCGCTGGCGAGCCGCATCCCGGCCGACGTGCTGAAGCACGCGGTCGAGATGGCCGTCCTCTCTTTCAATCCCGAAGAACCGCTGCTGCGCTCGATTGTCGTCTATAACGACGAGCTGGTCTTCATCGTCAACCCCAGGCATCCGCTGGCGTCGTCGCGGCAGGTCAGCATCCGTCAGCTCGGAGCCGAGACCTTCGTTGCTCATAACGTTCAGTCGCCTTATCGGGCGAAAGTGATTCAGGCATTCAAGCGCCACAAGACGCCGCTCAACATGGACGTCGAGCTGCCGACGATTGAAGCCATCAAGCGCTTTGTCTCAAGCGGCACAGGCGTCGCGCTGGTGCCGGGCATCTGCGTCGAGGCCGAGATCGCGCGCGGCGAGCTGGTGCGCATCCCCGTGCGCGAGCTGCGCATTGAGCGCAAGCTGCGGCTGGTCTATCGTAAGAATGCCAGCTTGTCACATGCGGCGCGGGCTTTTTTAAAAGTCGCCGAGCAGATGGCCGAGGAGCGCAAAGGGCGTTACCTCTACCATGCGGATCGTTGAAAGATTTGGACACATTCGCGCGCTGTGCAGTAGACTCTGGTTTTTACCTGCGCGGCGTTTGAAGATCAGGAATTATCTATGCCAAAGACGCTTTTCGAAAAAATCTGGGACGCGCATGTTGTCCGCCAGCAGCCTGAGCAGCCGGCGCTGCTCTACATCGATTGTCATCTGGTCCACGAAGTCACTTCGCCGCAGGCCTTCGAGGGCTTGCGACTGGCAGGCCGCCGCGTGCGCCGCCCTGACCTGACCTATGCGACGATGGATCACAACGTCCCCACCTGGAGCCGCAGTCTGCCCATCCTCGACGAGGTTGCCAAAACGCAGATACAGACGCTTGAAGACAACTGCCGCGAATTCGGCATCCCGCTCTACGGGCTCGACAGCCCCAGCCAGGGCATCGTCCATGTGATCGGCCCGGAGCTCGGCATCACGCGCCCCGGCATGACCATCGTCTGTGGTGACAGTCACACTTCGACGCACGGCGCGTTTGGGGCGCTGGCTTTCGGCATCGGCACCAGCGAAGTCGAGCACGTGCTGGCCACTCAATGCCTGCTGCAATCCAGGCCGAAGACATTTCGCATCAACATCAATGGTCGGTTGCCGCGCGGCGTGACAGCCAAGGACGTTGTGCTGTTCATCATCCGCACCATCGGCACGGCGGGCGCGACGGGGTACGTCGTCGAATACGCCGGCGAGACGATTCGCCGCATGACGATGGAAGAGCGCATGACGGTCTGCAACATGAGCATCGAAGCGGGCGCGCGCGCCGGCATGATCGCGCCCGACGATGTGACTTACGCTTACCTGCGAGGCCGCGAGTTCACGCCCGTCGGCGAGGCGTTTGCTGAAGCGGTCGCTTACTGGAAGAGCTTGCCGACCGACGAAGGCGCGACCTTTGATCGCGAGCTTGATCTTGATGTATCAAACCTCGCGCCGCAGGTGAGCTGGGGCACCAGTCCCGGCATGGTGATCAGCGCCACCGAGGCGATTCCCGACCCCGATTCGTGGTCGGACGACAACGTGCGCAAGGCGGCGCGGCGGGCGCTGGAGTACATGGGACTTGAGCCGGGCACGCCGATTCAGGATGTTGAGATCGACCGCGTCTTCATCGGCTCTTGCACGAACTCGCGCATCGAAGATTTGCGCGCCGCCGCGGAGATTGCCCGAGGACGCCATGTAAACCCGCACGTCCAGGCGATGGTCGTGCCCGGCTCGCAAGCGATCAAGCGGCAGGCCGAAGCCGAAGGGCTCGACGCGGTATTCAAAGCCGCCGGCTTCGACTGGCGCGAATCGGGTTGCAGCATGTGCTTAGGCATGAACCCGGACATCTTGCAGCCGGGCGAGCGTTGCGCGTCAACATCGAACCGCAACTTCGAGGGCCGCCAGGGCCGCGGCGGGCGCACCCACCTGGTGAGCCCGGCGATGGCAGCGGCGGCAGCGATTGCCGGCCACTTCGTTGACGTGCGCGGTTGGGACGCCGAGTAGGCGTTTCGGGCTTTATTGGCTTGTAGGTTTCAGCAAAGGCGGCAGGCGCAGGTTGAATGCGCATGGTTGAATAACCGAAGAAAGGCTGGGTGTGATGAGATCAATCCGCAAAGCGACGATGGTAATGATGATGGCAGCGCTGATGGCAAGTGCCGTTCTGCGGGCTGACGCGCGGATGTTGGCGCAGTCGAAAAGCGATCCACAAACGGTGGCCAAACTGGCAGGGATTCTTGAGCGGTCGGGCTACGCGTATAAAAAAGCGGCTGACAACATATGGGTGGTGAACTTCAAAGGCAACTCTCTCGCCGACGTGAACGTGATCGTCACCTCAGCTGAGGGCCTCGTTGTTATGGCCGTCGTGGTCGCTCAGAAAAGCACGATGAAGGTCACGCCGGAAATGATGTACAAGCTGCTCAAGCTGACTCACGACATTGACCGCGTGAAGATCGGATTCGATAGCGATGACGATTTATTCGTGCGTTCTGAAGTGAGTACGCGACTCTTCGACCTCGAAGAGTTCAAGTTCGATATGCAACAGGTCGCGGCGGCGAGCGACCAGATTCACGCCGCCATCAAGCCGTTTCTTGTGCGCTAGCCAGGCGCAAAAGTTATTTCACTGAAAACTAAAAACTGATCATGGAACCATTCAAGCGACACACGGGGCTGGTAGCGACGCTCGACCGCGTCAACGTTGACACGGATCAGATCATCCCCAAGCAATTCCTCAAGCGCATCGAGCGCAGCGGCTTCGGGCAGTTCCTGTTTTACGACTGGCGCTTCACACCCGAAGGCGAGATCAACAGCGAGTTTGAATTGAATGAGGCGCGCTTCGCGGACGCATCGATCTTGCTGGCGCGGGCGAATTTCGGCTGCGGCTCGTCGCGCGAGCATGCGCCGTGGGCGCTCGCGGATTACGGCTTCCGCGCCATCATCGCGCCGTCGTTCGCCGACATCTTTTATAACAACTGCTTCAAGAACGGCCTGCTGCCGGTGCAGCTTGAAGAGGCAGAAGTCGAGCGCCTGTTCACGGCGGCCAGCGCCATTCCCGGCTACGAGTTGACGATTGATCTGGAGCGCCAGTGGGTCGTGGACGACTGGGGCAACAAGTTCGGCTTCGCTGTTGATCCGTTCCGCCGCGAGTGTTTGCTCAAGGGCCTTGATGACATTGGGCTGACGCTTCAGCACGAAGACGCCATTGCCGAATACGAGGCCCGTCGCATCGCGATTACGTAATCGGAGGAGTGCTGATGGCGCGGCTCGAAGATTTCAAAGGCATCGAAAGCGCAGACTTCTTCGCCGAAGATCGCGGCATGCAGGTCATCCTCGGCGAATTGCTCAAGGAAGAAGAGCGCGAGGCGGTTTTCACATCGCTGCATGAATGCGCCCGCCTGGTGTCTGGTCCCTGGAATGAGCTGGCGCGCGAAGCCAACCGCGCCGAGAACCTGCCGCGCATCATGAAGTACGACCGCGCCGGCAACGCAACCGAGCAGATCGATTTTGGCCCGCTCACCCGACAACTGCGCCGCGACGCCGCCCGCTTCGGCATCCTCAACGAAGGGCGCAGTAACGTGCATCTCTTCGCGCTCGTCTACCTGCTGGCGCACAACGGCGAAGGCGGGCTGAACTGCGGCTTGAGCTGCACCGATGGCTTGATTCGTGTGATCGAAGCGCACGGCTCCGCGTTCTTGCGCGAGACCTATCTGCCGCGCCTGCGCTCCATCGAGACGCCGTTTGCGGGCGCGCAGTTTGTCACCGAGCGCCAGGGCGGCTCGGACGTCGGGGCGATTGAAACCGCGGCGCGTGATAACGGTGATGGGACGTGGGCGATTACTGGTGAGAAGTGGTTCTGCTCGAACCCGGACGAATACTTTCTGGTGGCGGCGCGGCCTGTGGGAGGTGCGGCGGGCACGGCGGGCGTAGCGATCTTCTTCGTGCCGCGGGTGTTGCCGGATGGTCGGTTGAATAACATTTCTTTCAGGCGCTTAAAGAACAAGCTAGGCACGCAATCGCTACCGACGGCGGAGATGGATTTCAACGGCGCGACCGGGTATGTGATTGGCGACGCGCGCGACGGCTTCAAGCTGTTGATGAGTTATGTGATTAATGTGTCGCGCCTGCATAACGCGGCGAACGCCTGCGGGTTTCTGCACCGGGCATTTTTAGAGGCTCGCAATTATGTGCGCCAGCGTCAGGCGTTCGGCGGCGCGCTGATCGATTACCCGATGATTCAGGAGACGCTGGTTTCGATGCTCGAAAGGCTGTGGCGCTACCGGCTGCTGACGTTCAAGCTGGCGGCACTGATTGACGAGCACGGCCTGTTGCCCGAAGACAGCGAGCAGGCGATGTGGCAGCGGTTCTTAATCAATCTGGTGAAGTACCGCACCGGCGCGACGCTGACGGCTTCAATTCACGACGCGATCATGGTCTTAGGCGGCAACGGTATTGTCGAAGACTTCACGGTGCTGCCGCGATTGCTTCGCGACGCGATGATTATTGAGACATGGGAAGGCCCGCACAACACCCTCTGTTTGCAAATCATGCGCGATGCGGCGAAATCGAATTTAACCGACCGCTGGCGCGCAGAGATTAGCAGCGTGCTCGAACGCTGGCCGAAAGATTTCCTCTCGTCCACCCGCGAGCGATTCGCGCAGGCTTTCCAGCAATCCATTGAACTCTTATCAAGAGAGCGCCTCGCTGACCATGCCTGGGTCGCGGCGCACGCGCGGCGGCTGGTGGACCGCCTGGGTGATCTGCTCGAATCAGCATGGATGTCGGCTATGGCTTTGCGACGCGCCAGCGCCGATGATGTCACGGCAGCATTATTGACTTCCCTTGCAATGCGCGAGCGGCTGCCGGGGCAAGAGCAATTCCAACATCCTCT encodes the following:
- the leuD gene encoding 3-isopropylmalate dehydratase small subunit, which translates into the protein MEPFKRHTGLVATLDRVNVDTDQIIPKQFLKRIERSGFGQFLFYDWRFTPEGEINSEFELNEARFADASILLARANFGCGSSREHAPWALADYGFRAIIAPSFADIFYNNCFKNGLLPVQLEEAEVERLFTAASAIPGYELTIDLERQWVVDDWGNKFGFAVDPFRRECLLKGLDDIGLTLQHEDAIAEYEARRIAIT
- a CDS encoding LysR substrate-binding domain-containing protein, with translation MDLFQLEIFLTVAREGSFSRAAEKLYRTQPAISQAIRKLEREVGEALFDRSSRDGTLTDAGQLLQEYAQKLLNLRGEARTALKELREMHKGKLAIAANEFTCLYLLPALAEFRRLYPAIKVTVHRALASRIPADVLKHAVEMAVLSFNPEEPLLRSIVVYNDELVFIVNPRHPLASSRQVSIRQLGAETFVAHNVQSPYRAKVIQAFKRHKTPLNMDVELPTIEAIKRFVSSGTGVALVPGICVEAEIARGELVRIPVRELRIERKLRLVYRKNASLSHAARAFLKVAEQMAEERKGRYLYHADR
- a CDS encoding 2-isopropylmalate synthase gives rise to the protein MTRPQVKIFDTTLRDGEQSPGCSMNLPEKIRMARQLDRLGVDIIEAGFPIASDGDFEAVKAIARQIRRPVIAGLARATRADIERAWEALREAARPRIHTFLATSDIHLEYKLKISREEALRQARESVALARSYCDDVEFSAEDATRTDMDYLCAVIEAVIEAGAVTVNLPDTVGYITPGEYANFITTVRRRVPNIERAMLSVHCHNDLGLAVANSLAAIEAGVRQIECTINGIGERAGNASLEEIVMALSVRADVMPYRTEIHTEELYPSSQLLTELTGVAVQPNKAIVGRNAFAHEAGIHQDGIIKNRLTYEIITPKSVGVPETTLVLGKHSGRHALGRKCEALGYQFSRQELDRIYRRFTALADQIKAVEDHHILAIISEQMAEASAA
- the leuC gene encoding 3-isopropylmalate dehydratase large subunit, with protein sequence MPKTLFEKIWDAHVVRQQPEQPALLYIDCHLVHEVTSPQAFEGLRLAGRRVRRPDLTYATMDHNVPTWSRSLPILDEVAKTQIQTLEDNCREFGIPLYGLDSPSQGIVHVIGPELGITRPGMTIVCGDSHTSTHGAFGALAFGIGTSEVEHVLATQCLLQSRPKTFRININGRLPRGVTAKDVVLFIIRTIGTAGATGYVVEYAGETIRRMTMEERMTVCNMSIEAGARAGMIAPDDVTYAYLRGREFTPVGEAFAEAVAYWKSLPTDEGATFDRELDLDVSNLAPQVSWGTSPGMVISATEAIPDPDSWSDDNVRKAARRALEYMGLEPGTPIQDVEIDRVFIGSCTNSRIEDLRAAAEIARGRHVNPHVQAMVVPGSQAIKRQAEAEGLDAVFKAAGFDWRESGCSMCLGMNPDILQPGERCASTSNRNFEGRQGRGGRTHLVSPAMAAAAAIAGHFVDVRGWDAE
- a CDS encoding acyl-CoA dehydrogenase family protein is translated as MARLEDFKGIESADFFAEDRGMQVILGELLKEEEREAVFTSLHECARLVSGPWNELAREANRAENLPRIMKYDRAGNATEQIDFGPLTRQLRRDAARFGILNEGRSNVHLFALVYLLAHNGEGGLNCGLSCTDGLIRVIEAHGSAFLRETYLPRLRSIETPFAGAQFVTERQGGSDVGAIETAARDNGDGTWAITGEKWFCSNPDEYFLVAARPVGGAAGTAGVAIFFVPRVLPDGRLNNISFRRLKNKLGTQSLPTAEMDFNGATGYVIGDARDGFKLLMSYVINVSRLHNAANACGFLHRAFLEARNYVRQRQAFGGALIDYPMIQETLVSMLERLWRYRLLTFKLAALIDEHGLLPEDSEQAMWQRFLINLVKYRTGATLTASIHDAIMVLGGNGIVEDFTVLPRLLRDAMIIETWEGPHNTLCLQIMRDAAKSNLTDRWRAEISSVLERWPKDFLSSTRERFAQAFQQSIELLSRERLADHAWVAAHARRLVDRLGDLLESAWMSAMALRRASADDVTAALLTSLAMRERLPGQEQFQHPLLNISSQDVSALIQETPVAIEVAWL
- the leuB gene encoding 3-isopropylmalate dehydrogenase is translated as MQIKITVLPGDGIGPEVTSEAVRVLEAVARKFDHRLVYTSEKIGGVAINEFNDPLPAETLAACLQSQAVLLGAVGHPDFDNHPPHLRPEAGLLRIRNALGAYANLRPARLFAALADASPLKAVVIEATDMLIVRELLGGLYFGQPRGDDGDSVINTMRYSATEVERISRVAFDLARKRRRKVTSVDKSNVLEVSRLWRQTVIRVAQDYPDVTLEHQLVDSCAMALVSRPASFDVILTENMFGDILSDEAGAVVGSLGLLASASTGGPVGLYEPVHGSAPDIAGQGIANPLGAILSAAMMLRYSFDLDAEAAAIEAAVERTLAAGHRTRDLAAAGESAISTTDMGQRIIEQLG